In Eubalaena glacialis isolate mEubGla1 chromosome 4, mEubGla1.1.hap2.+ XY, whole genome shotgun sequence, one DNA window encodes the following:
- the LOC133090557 gene encoding LOW QUALITY PROTEIN: uncharacterized protein LOC133090557 (The sequence of the model RefSeq protein was modified relative to this genomic sequence to represent the inferred CDS: inserted 1 base in 1 codon; substituted 1 base at 1 genomic stop codon), which yields MKPSADVLEIIACTLLILVSFVGNVCLFYSTRKCMTGRLETSFLLIFSLIFVHLIKNLVVNVIKIVSSSGFMSDSAGCKVLHFMAALTTXLAIXFMLHFALLYHQKLCQTVQPLSEPPNPDHQKHSLKVVSALWMAGVAVYLPVLPYTRKSEYLNAGNDTDPLSTNRIHVDCLTDFGNKQVEFYYGKVFLVLIDSLPLAILVFVCFWMSFLLSERKKMTYGDIWIGDGDSEIEILRGAKFSILLMWLITPLWISHFVLVYFLKDLAACALFPAVLTALSSGFSALSPFLLMLANYKMKLMSFCDAKEEKPTPQPANVILSPYAYWQKTLF from the exons ATGAAGCCCTCTGCAGATGTGCTTGAGATCATTGCTTGCACCCTTCTAATCCTTGTGAGCTTTGTTGGAAAcgtgtgtttattttattctacaaGGAAATGTATGACTGGGCGTTTAGAGACGTCCTTTCTTCTGATTTTCAGTCTTATATTTGTCCACCTCATTAAAAACTTGGTGGTGAATGTCATAAAAATAGTTTCTTCTTCTGGTTTCATGTCGGATTCAGCTGGCTGCAAAGTTCTACACTTCATGGCAGCCCTGACGA TCCTGGCTATCTAATTCATGTTACACTTTGCATTGCTCTACCACCAGAAGCTTTGCCAGACTGTCCAGCCCTTGAGTGAGCCTCCAAACCCGGACCATCAGAAGCATTCCTTGAAGGTGGTTTCTGCACTTTGGATGGCTGGCGTGGCAGTGTACCTCCCAGTTTTACCTTATACTAGAAAATCAGAATACCTGAATGCAGGAAATGATACAGACCCCTTGTCTACTAACAGGATTCACGTGGATTGCCTAACTGACTTTGGAAACAAGCAAGTAGAGTTTTACTATGGGAAAGTATTTCTGGTTCTAATTGATAGTCTTCCTTTAGCCATCTTAGTCTTTGTCTGTTTCTGGATGTCTTTTCTGCTTTCGGAAAGAAAGAAGATGACATATGGTGACATCTGGATTGGAGATGGTGATTCAGAAATTGAAATCCTAAGAGGGGCCAAGTTTAGTATTTTATTAATGTGGCTGATCACTCCACTTTGGATTTCTCACTTTGTCTTAGTCTATTTCTTGAAAGACTTGGCAGCCTGTGCCCTTTTTCCAGCTGTTCTCACAGCCCTCTCTTCAGGCTTCTCTGCTCTCAGCCCTTTCCTGCTTATGCTGGCGAATTACAAAATGAAGTTGATGTC